One Curtobacterium sp. MCLR17_007 DNA window includes the following coding sequences:
- the rhaI gene encoding L-rhamnose isomerase: protein MTSTPSFAGIAAQLAAQRIELPSWAFGNSGTRFKVFSTPGTPRDPYEKIADAAQVHRFTGLAPTVALHIPWDLVDDFADLKRHAEEHGVQLGTVNSNTFQDDDYKFGALTHVDETIRQKAIDHHLRCIDVMDATGSRDLKIWLAEGSNYPGQEDMRSRQDRLHDSLSTIYDRLGPEQRLVLEYKFFEPSFYHTDVPDWGTSYVQTSALGDKAMVCLDTGHHAPGTNIEFIVMQLLRLGKLGSFDFNSRFYADDDLIVGAADPFQLFRILVEVIRGGGYDNPDVAFMLDQCHNIEDKIPGQIRSVLNVQEMTARALLLDRVALTAAQEAHDVLGANEVFMDAYQTDVRADLAAWRESRGLPANPMRAYRDSGYQRQIAEDRVGGVQAGWGA, encoded by the coding sequence ATGACATCAACCCCGAGCTTCGCCGGCATCGCCGCGCAGCTGGCAGCGCAACGGATCGAGCTGCCGAGCTGGGCCTTCGGCAACTCCGGCACCCGCTTCAAGGTGTTCAGCACGCCGGGCACCCCGCGCGACCCCTACGAGAAGATCGCCGACGCCGCGCAGGTGCACCGATTCACCGGGTTGGCCCCGACCGTGGCGCTCCACATCCCGTGGGACCTGGTCGACGACTTCGCCGACCTCAAGCGCCATGCCGAAGAGCACGGCGTGCAGCTCGGCACGGTCAACTCGAACACGTTCCAGGACGACGACTACAAGTTCGGCGCGCTCACCCACGTCGACGAGACGATCCGGCAGAAGGCGATCGACCACCACCTGCGCTGCATCGACGTGATGGACGCAACGGGCAGCCGCGACCTGAAGATCTGGCTCGCCGAGGGGTCGAACTACCCCGGACAAGAGGACATGCGGAGTCGCCAGGACCGCCTGCACGACAGCCTGTCGACGATCTACGACCGCCTGGGTCCCGAGCAGCGCCTGGTACTCGAGTACAAGTTCTTCGAGCCGTCGTTCTACCACACCGACGTCCCCGACTGGGGCACCAGCTACGTGCAGACGAGCGCGCTCGGTGACAAGGCGATGGTCTGCCTGGACACCGGCCACCACGCCCCGGGGACGAACATCGAGTTCATCGTGATGCAGCTGCTGCGCCTCGGCAAGCTCGGGTCGTTCGACTTCAACTCGCGCTTCTACGCCGACGACGACCTGATCGTGGGCGCCGCCGACCCGTTCCAGCTGTTCCGCATCCTGGTCGAGGTCATCCGCGGCGGCGGCTACGACAACCCCGACGTGGCGTTCATGCTCGACCAGTGCCACAACATCGAGGACAAGATCCCCGGGCAGATCCGCTCCGTGCTCAACGTGCAGGAGATGACGGCCCGGGCCCTGCTGCTCGATCGTGTCGCGCTGACCGCGGCACAAGAGGCGCATGACGTCCTCGGCGCGAACGAGGTCTTCATGGACGCGTACCAGACCGACGTCCGGGCGGACCTCGCCGCGTGGCGCGAGTCCCGCGGGCTCCCCGCGAACCCGATGCGCGCGTACCGGGACTCCGGGTACCAGCGCCAGATCGCCGAGGACCGCGTCGGCGGCGTGCAGGCCGGCTGGGGCGCGTAG
- a CDS encoding family 78 glycoside hydrolase catalytic domain produces MTTWTASFIAADGDADRDSAPILRHEFTLDSGHGAVTAATLDVSALGVVEAWLGGERVSDHLLEPGWTSYEWRIRVASHDVLSHLNSTGPGAAAVLALVLGRGWAAGRLAWGGGGGWYTDERAGFAELRIEFDDGHVQTVATDTDWQALSSAITDDQLYDGQDIDARLRDGSFLTPGAVTTPSVDGHTGTTTTVHIVDIGDRELVADTVPPVRPLAEIAPVDVWTSPSGATLVDFGVNLVGWIRVTASGPDGTVLTLRHAEVLEHDELGTRPLRTAKATDHFTLSGSGADTPDVFEPRFTFHGFRYAEVDGWPGSLDDLRAAVTAVQVGSDLTRTGTFESSHELLNTFHDNVIRGMQGNFLSVPTDCPQRDERLGWTGDIAAFAPTASYLFDTRAFLGDWLRDLALEQQHNEGIIPFVVPDVLKYSPAEDFGKPDATAIWSDAGVWVPWTLYQAYGDTAVLEEQLDSMVAHLRRIRDHLSPQGLWDTVFQFGDWLDPDAPPENAAKAKADPGVVATACAYRSATLVAQAARLTGHEAEAREAEELAAGLQAAFSQHYVTGGRIRSDCTTVYALAIVFGILSDEDTAAAGDRLAELAAESGYRISTGFAGTPFITDALTQTGHLDDAYRLLLQTECPSWLYPVTMGATTVWERWDSMLPDGTINPGEMTSFNHYALGAVADWMHRVVGGLAPLSPGYESVLIAPQPGGGLTWASTSLESVHGRIAVRWELVDGELVLQATVPDGVTAVVRLPGLDEQHLSGGSHELRAPAAVPAG; encoded by the coding sequence ATGACCACCTGGACCGCATCGTTCATCGCGGCGGACGGCGACGCCGACCGCGACTCCGCACCGATCCTGCGCCACGAGTTCACCCTCGACAGCGGTCACGGCGCCGTCACCGCAGCGACACTCGACGTGAGCGCCCTCGGCGTCGTCGAAGCGTGGCTCGGCGGGGAGCGCGTCTCGGACCACCTGCTCGAACCGGGCTGGACGAGCTACGAGTGGCGCATCCGCGTCGCATCCCACGACGTCCTGTCGCACCTGAACAGCACGGGCCCCGGCGCCGCCGCCGTGTTGGCGCTGGTGCTCGGACGCGGCTGGGCCGCCGGTCGGCTCGCATGGGGCGGCGGTGGCGGCTGGTACACGGACGAGCGCGCCGGGTTCGCCGAGCTCCGCATCGAGTTCGACGACGGCCACGTGCAGACCGTCGCCACCGACACCGACTGGCAGGCCCTGTCGAGCGCGATCACCGACGACCAGCTGTACGACGGGCAGGACATCGACGCGCGGCTCCGCGACGGCAGCTTCCTGACACCCGGTGCCGTGACGACCCCGAGCGTCGACGGGCACACCGGCACGACGACGACCGTGCACATTGTCGACATCGGCGACCGGGAACTCGTCGCCGACACGGTCCCGCCGGTCCGCCCCCTCGCCGAGATCGCCCCGGTCGACGTCTGGACGAGCCCGTCCGGCGCCACCCTGGTCGACTTCGGTGTGAACCTGGTCGGCTGGATCCGCGTGACCGCGAGCGGCCCGGACGGCACCGTCCTGACGCTCCGGCACGCCGAGGTGCTCGAGCACGACGAGCTCGGCACCCGCCCGCTGCGCACCGCGAAGGCGACGGACCACTTCACGCTGAGCGGCAGCGGCGCCGACACCCCCGACGTCTTCGAGCCCCGCTTCACCTTCCACGGGTTCCGGTACGCCGAGGTCGACGGGTGGCCGGGCTCGCTCGACGACCTCCGCGCGGCCGTCACCGCCGTGCAGGTCGGCAGCGACCTGACCCGCACCGGCACGTTCGAGTCGAGCCACGAGCTGCTCAACACCTTCCACGACAACGTGATCCGCGGCATGCAGGGCAACTTCCTCAGCGTCCCGACGGACTGCCCGCAGCGCGACGAACGTCTCGGGTGGACGGGCGACATCGCGGCGTTCGCCCCGACGGCGTCGTACCTGTTCGACACCCGGGCCTTCCTGGGTGACTGGCTGCGCGACCTGGCGCTCGAGCAGCAGCACAACGAGGGGATCATCCCCTTCGTGGTGCCGGACGTGCTGAAGTACTCCCCCGCCGAGGACTTCGGCAAGCCGGACGCGACCGCGATCTGGTCCGACGCCGGGGTCTGGGTGCCCTGGACGCTGTACCAGGCGTACGGCGACACGGCGGTGCTCGAGGAACAGCTCGACTCGATGGTCGCGCACCTCCGCCGGATCAGGGACCACCTGTCGCCCCAGGGGCTCTGGGACACGGTGTTCCAGTTCGGCGACTGGCTCGACCCGGACGCCCCGCCGGAGAACGCGGCCAAGGCCAAGGCCGACCCCGGCGTCGTCGCGACCGCGTGCGCGTACCGCAGCGCGACCCTGGTGGCGCAGGCGGCGCGGTTGACGGGCCACGAGGCGGAGGCGCGCGAGGCCGAGGAGCTGGCCGCGGGCCTCCAGGCCGCCTTCAGCCAGCACTACGTGACGGGCGGCCGGATCCGCAGCGACTGCACCACCGTCTACGCCCTGGCGATCGTGTTCGGCATCCTGTCGGACGAGGACACCGCGGCGGCCGGCGACCGCCTGGCGGAGCTGGCGGCCGAGTCCGGGTACCGGATCTCGACGGGCTTCGCCGGCACGCCCTTCATCACGGACGCGTTGACGCAGACGGGCCACCTGGACGACGCGTACCGGCTGCTGCTGCAGACGGAGTGCCCGTCGTGGCTCTACCCGGTGACGATGGGTGCGACGACGGTCTGGGAGCGCTGGGACTCGATGCTGCCCGACGGCACGATCAACCCGGGCGAGATGACGTCGTTCAACCACTACGCGCTCGGTGCCGTGGCGGACTGGATGCACCGCGTCGTGGGTGGCCTCGCACCGCTGTCCCCCGGGTACGAGTCGGTGCTCATCGCGCCGCAGCCCGGTGGCGGGTTGACGTGGGCGTCGACCTCGCTGGAGAGCGTGCACGGGCGGATCGCGGTGCGATGGGAGCTCGTCGACGGCGAGCTCGTCCTGCAGGCGACCGTGCCGGACGGGGTCACCGCCGTCGTGCGGCTGCCCGGCCTCGACGAGCAGCACCTGTCGGGAGGCTCGCACGAGTTGCGCGCACCGGCCGCGGTCCCGGCCGGGTAG